Proteins co-encoded in one Halorussus lipolyticus genomic window:
- a CDS encoding nuclear transport factor 2 family protein, with the protein MSNADPDAVRDYYDYIDAEDHESVFSLFADNVTYERPGQSDLSGMDEFREFYLEDRPLEDGSHEAHNLVVDGDTVAVRGEFSGVQDGEEVTFGFADFHRFDDEGQITERWTYTDRDEV; encoded by the coding sequence ATGTCCAACGCAGACCCCGACGCGGTTCGAGACTACTACGACTACATCGACGCCGAGGACCACGAGTCGGTCTTCTCGCTATTCGCCGACAACGTGACCTACGAGCGCCCCGGCCAGTCTGACCTCTCGGGAATGGACGAGTTCCGCGAGTTCTACCTCGAAGACCGACCGCTAGAAGACGGGAGCCACGAGGCCCACAATCTCGTCGTGGACGGGGATACCGTTGCGGTCCGCGGCGAGTTCTCCGGCGTGCAGGACGGCGAGGAGGTCACCTTCGGCTTCGCGGACTTCCACCGCTTCGACGACGAGGGCCAAATCACCGAGCGATGGACCTACACCGACCGCGACGAGGTGTAG
- a CDS encoding pyridoxal phosphate-dependent aminotransferase: protein MEYDTPLFFHVMQYAADADRDVVDMVSGNPDWGSPDAISEGLHEYADLGGADFQYPPSEGLRELREEIAERRNVHESQVVVTNGGGEANYLAMARALERERGSEFVLTDPVYPYYPGKTTMLGASANYVATEEDGTLDPANVRAAASDETAGIVVNTPNNPTGAVYDEETMRELVAIAEEYDALLVSDEVYDHFDFSGEFTSALAFDSENRVVTNSYSKTFAITGFRVGYAVFPESLVDVAKTRHMLTNVATTRPGQYAVLHALRNTDPAYYEANRELLRERVETFTDALDAAGADYSSPDGAFYVLARFPEFPGTLENVEKLIDEAGVAGMPGEAFGESRDEWLRFALVSPRVEEAAERLAEYFA from the coding sequence ATGGAGTACGACACACCGCTGTTCTTCCACGTGATGCAGTACGCGGCCGACGCCGACCGAGACGTCGTGGACATGGTGAGCGGGAACCCCGACTGGGGGTCGCCCGACGCCATCAGCGAGGGCCTCCACGAGTACGCCGACCTCGGCGGGGCTGACTTCCAGTACCCGCCGAGCGAGGGCCTGCGAGAACTCCGCGAGGAGATAGCCGAACGCCGGAACGTCCACGAATCCCAAGTCGTCGTGACCAACGGCGGTGGCGAAGCGAATTACCTCGCCATGGCCAGAGCGTTGGAGCGCGAACGCGGGTCGGAGTTCGTCCTCACCGACCCCGTTTATCCCTACTACCCCGGCAAGACGACGATGCTCGGCGCGAGCGCGAACTACGTCGCCACCGAGGAGGATGGCACACTCGACCCGGCAAACGTCCGGGCGGCCGCCAGCGACGAGACTGCCGGCATCGTGGTCAACACGCCGAACAACCCCACCGGCGCGGTCTACGACGAGGAGACCATGCGCGAACTCGTGGCTATCGCCGAGGAGTACGACGCGCTCCTCGTCAGCGACGAGGTGTACGACCACTTCGACTTCTCCGGGGAGTTCACCTCGGCGCTCGCCTTCGACTCCGAGAACCGCGTCGTCACCAACTCCTACTCGAAGACGTTCGCCATCACGGGCTTTCGGGTCGGCTACGCCGTCTTCCCCGAGTCGCTGGTGGACGTGGCCAAGACCCGCCACATGCTGACCAACGTTGCCACTACTCGCCCCGGCCAGTACGCGGTCCTCCACGCACTCCGGAACACCGACCCCGCCTACTACGAGGCCAACCGCGAACTCCTGCGAGAGCGCGTCGAGACGTTCACTGACGCGCTGGATGCGGCCGGGGCAGACTACTCCTCGCCGGACGGTGCGTTCTACGTGCTGGCGCGCTTCCCCGAGTTCCCCGGCACGCTGGAGAACGTCGAGAAACTCATCGACGAGGCCGGTGTCGCGGGCATGCCCGGCGAGGCGTTCGGCGAGTCGCGCGACGAATGGCTCCGGTTCGCGCTGGTCTCACCCCGCGTCGAGGAGGCCGCCGAGCGACTGGCAGAGTACTTCGCATAG
- a CDS encoding DUF7109 family protein, with translation MSDTKDELAGVVDLFGGLTPEELQQALVELAFKQGKEVEREAFATEIEAAVEDYYLAEADWDGGDGETATLLVSGPAAFPTVPENGEDLPHILDVPDRELDREGLGESVAERLHDEARTIAAAGDAERAQELLDVSYDLEAWAPVEADHVRETLDRAFE, from the coding sequence ATGAGCGACACCAAGGACGAACTCGCCGGGGTGGTGGACCTGTTCGGCGGTCTCACCCCCGAGGAGCTACAGCAGGCGCTGGTCGAACTCGCGTTCAAGCAGGGCAAGGAGGTCGAACGCGAGGCCTTCGCGACCGAAATCGAGGCCGCGGTCGAGGACTACTACCTCGCGGAAGCCGACTGGGACGGTGGCGACGGCGAAACCGCGACGCTCCTCGTGTCCGGCCCGGCGGCTTTCCCCACGGTGCCGGAGAACGGCGAGGACCTGCCCCACATCCTCGACGTGCCCGACCGGGAGTTAGACCGCGAGGGCCTCGGAGAGTCGGTCGCCGAGCGTCTCCACGACGAGGCCCGAACAATCGCGGCGGCAGGAGATGCAGAGCGCGCTCAGGAACTGCTGGACGTGAGCTACGACCTCGAAGCGTGGGCACCGGTCGAGGCTGACCACGTGCGCGAGACGCTGGACCGGGCCTTCGAGTAG
- a CDS encoding NUDIX hydrolase: MELGRVAEHVPREIADEEHDAAVLAAVVEREDDRYLLFTKRADHLGEHAGQMSFPGGGREPSDEDLRATALREAEEEIGLRPDEADVVGRLDDIRTTSRYSVTPYVARVPDREYVPDEREVAEIAVLPVGDFLDPANYENERREHPQYGEAVVHFFHVGGYTVWGATARILVQLLELTTDWRAPEKIDRVLDPDADVRQGN; the protein is encoded by the coding sequence ATGGAGTTGGGTCGCGTGGCCGAACACGTCCCGCGGGAAATCGCCGACGAGGAGCACGATGCGGCGGTGCTGGCCGCCGTGGTGGAGCGCGAGGACGACCGCTACCTCCTGTTCACCAAGCGTGCCGACCACCTCGGCGAACACGCCGGCCAGATGAGCTTTCCGGGCGGCGGCCGCGAACCGAGCGACGAGGACCTCCGGGCCACCGCGCTCCGTGAGGCCGAGGAGGAAATCGGCCTTCGCCCGGACGAGGCCGACGTGGTGGGTCGCTTAGACGACATCAGGACCACCAGTCGCTACTCGGTCACCCCCTACGTCGCCCGAGTTCCGGACCGCGAGTACGTCCCGGACGAGCGCGAGGTCGCAGAAATCGCGGTCCTGCCGGTCGGCGACTTTCTGGACCCGGCCAACTACGAGAACGAGCGCCGGGAGCATCCCCAGTACGGCGAGGCGGTCGTCCACTTCTTCCACGTCGGCGGCTACACGGTCTGGGGCGCGACGGCCCGGATTCTGGTGCAGTTGCTGGAACTGACGACCGACTGGCGCGCGCCGGAGAAAATCGACAGGGTGCTGGATCCCGATGCCGACGTTCGGCAAGGAAATTGA
- a CDS encoding DUF7388 family protein produces the protein MLTTGETLAETGLDAAALKPAECDVARAVELPFDTIAIDYEGAEHLPDEETLADISRRKDVRLTTPVRAEGFDPLGDDTRYDRIPEDVGRVAVAGHSAYLSDDERRKAVAPRLREAVERAPSAWVGTEGVERLALATGATQFELLSRSTERDLTALRSAGFDGELAVYAPTVLTDDEDEILDAVGAYAARRGPVASALPDGAETDRTATGRAREVLSAATRDYALVGQPAEVGEQVAALEDAGADLVVGYPARGIDEFVG, from the coding sequence ATGTTGACCACTGGCGAGACTCTCGCCGAGACAGGACTGGACGCCGCCGCGCTGAAACCCGCCGAGTGCGACGTGGCGCGAGCGGTCGAGTTGCCCTTCGACACAATCGCTATCGACTACGAGGGTGCCGAACACCTCCCCGACGAGGAGACCCTTGCCGACATCTCGCGCCGGAAGGACGTTCGCCTGACCACGCCCGTCAGGGCCGAGGGGTTCGACCCTCTCGGCGACGATACGCGCTACGACCGCATCCCCGAGGACGTCGGCCGGGTCGCAGTCGCGGGCCACTCGGCCTACCTCTCCGACGACGAGCGCCGGAAGGCGGTCGCGCCCCGACTCCGCGAGGCCGTCGAGCGCGCCCCCTCAGCGTGGGTCGGCACCGAGGGCGTCGAACGCCTCGCGCTGGCCACCGGCGCGACCCAGTTCGAACTCCTCTCCCGGTCCACCGAGCGCGACCTGACGGCGCTCCGGTCGGCCGGATTCGACGGCGAACTCGCAGTCTACGCGCCCACGGTCCTCACCGACGACGAGGACGAAATCCTCGACGCCGTGGGGGCCTACGCCGCCCGCCGCGGTCCCGTCGCCAGCGCGCTCCCCGACGGCGCTGAGACCGACCGGACAGCAACCGGGAGAGCGCGCGAGGTCCTCTCGGCGGCGACCCGCGACTACGCGCTGGTCGGCCAACCCGCAGAGGTCGGCGAGCAAGTCGCGGCGCTCGAAGACGCCGGGGCCGACCTCGTGGTGGGCTACCCCGCCCGCGGCATCGACGAGTTCGTCGGATAG
- a CDS encoding fumarylacetoacetate hydrolase family protein translates to MKLARLLTPDGPVRGEYDDGRIDADDGVYEVGRDGRLLPPADPSALYCVGRNYAETLEQMEYERPEEPDFFIKPPASLLGHERPIPYPEFTDELTYAGELAAVIDRRCRNLSPDEAADAIRGYTVMNDMDALDQQGRTARKAFDSSGPLGPWVETDVDPTGLDMWTDVAGERRQAANTELMLFDPFEIVSFLSKRFTLESGDVIAFGSPANPGLVEPGDEIEITYEGVGTLRNRVVSSE, encoded by the coding sequence ATGAAACTCGCGCGCTTGCTGACGCCGGACGGACCAGTCCGCGGCGAGTACGACGACGGCAGAATTGACGCCGACGATGGCGTCTACGAGGTCGGCAGAGATGGCAGACTCCTGCCGCCCGCCGACCCCTCGGCGCTGTACTGCGTCGGCCGGAACTACGCCGAGACGCTCGAACAGATGGAGTACGAACGCCCCGAGGAACCCGACTTCTTCATCAAACCTCCCGCATCGCTTCTGGGCCACGAGCGACCGATTCCCTACCCCGAGTTCACCGACGAACTCACCTACGCGGGGGAACTCGCCGCGGTCATCGACCGGCGGTGCCGGAACCTCTCGCCCGACGAGGCCGCCGACGCGATTCGGGGCTACACGGTGATGAACGACATGGACGCCCTCGACCAGCAGGGCCGGACCGCTCGGAAGGCCTTCGACTCCTCCGGTCCCCTCGGCCCGTGGGTCGAGACCGACGTTGACCCGACCGGCCTCGACATGTGGACCGACGTGGCGGGCGAGCGCCGCCAAGCGGCCAACACCGAACTGATGCTGTTCGACCCCTTCGAAATCGTCTCGTTCCTCTCGAAGCGATTCACGCTCGAATCGGGCGACGTAATCGCGTTCGGCAGTCCGGCGAATCCCGGACTGGTCGAACCCGGCGACGAAATCGAGATTACCTACGAGGGCGTCGGCACGCTCCGGAATCGGGTCGTCTCCTCGGAGTAG
- a CDS encoding creatininase family protein, with the protein MSRTYLHEHTTTTAGDAFEEAEVAVLPTGSVEQHGPALPLGTDLLAARAVAETVADHPDALVLPPVPVGVSSHHRQFDGTLWTNPETFEDYVADILASVTEHGVRKAVVVNGHGGNSDALRRAARTLRNEEVAFTAPWNWWSNLDALIEEELDTSLGHADEVETSMMLAVADEWVRESALEDAEDGGADSWGKSVRGASIGFDTIDFSESGAVGEPTAGSREVGEKLLAHAEDDLSALVDWLAEQAMADLWPREHR; encoded by the coding sequence ATGAGTCGCACGTATCTCCACGAACACACCACGACGACCGCTGGCGACGCCTTCGAGGAGGCCGAAGTCGCCGTCCTCCCGACCGGAAGCGTCGAACAGCACGGTCCGGCGCTCCCGCTTGGCACCGACCTCCTCGCGGCGCGGGCGGTCGCCGAGACCGTCGCCGACCACCCCGACGCGCTGGTCCTCCCGCCGGTGCCGGTCGGCGTGAGTTCCCACCACCGCCAGTTCGACGGGACGCTCTGGACGAATCCCGAGACCTTCGAGGACTACGTGGCCGACATTCTGGCCAGCGTGACCGAACACGGCGTCCGGAAGGCAGTCGTGGTCAATGGCCACGGCGGCAACTCAGACGCCCTCCGGCGCGCGGCCCGCACCCTTCGGAACGAGGAGGTCGCCTTCACTGCACCGTGGAACTGGTGGTCGAACTTGGACGCGCTCATCGAGGAGGAACTCGACACGTCGCTGGGCCACGCCGACGAGGTAGAGACCAGCATGATGCTGGCCGTCGCCGACGAGTGGGTCCGCGAGTCTGCCCTCGAAGACGCCGAGGACGGCGGCGCTGACTCGTGGGGTAAGTCGGTCCGGGGCGCATCCATCGGCTTCGACACCATCGACTTCTCCGAGAGCGGCGCGGTCGGCGAACCCACCGCAGGGTCCCGAGAGGTCGGCGAGAAACTGCTGGCCCACGCGGAGGACGACCTCTCCGCGCTGGTGGACTGGCTAGCCGAGCAAGCGATGGCGGACCTCTGGCCGCGGGAGCATCGATAG
- a CDS encoding NAD(P)/FAD-dependent oxidoreductase, whose protein sequence is MKAAIIGGGAVGVTSAYDLARQGAEVVLYEKDEIAGGSTGRAAGVLYDAFAAPEDARVGERAIGRFREFSGEGDFEFHETPYVWFAREGDEKRVEAIREQVPRMQESGRDVSFADADELRERFPAVNWRDVAVAAVAENAGHTDPASYADLLAEKAREEGAEIRTDTEARIDADALAVEETDGESESFDAILVAAGAHTKRLLAIAGIPVPLKPYRVQALTAGFGGTTRSEDRADLPMGYDATGGYYFRPHSEGLLAGDGTEEVESDPDDWAREADREFREITRDRLGHRLGEFGATREAWAGLCVATPDRDPLLGELRDGLYVAGGWQGHGFMRAPALGEASADAMLGENPLPEFDPTRFDGDEEFAIVEGMTVE, encoded by the coding sequence ATGAAGGCCGCAATCATCGGCGGCGGTGCGGTCGGCGTCACGTCTGCCTACGACCTCGCCCGGCAGGGTGCCGAGGTGGTTCTCTACGAGAAGGACGAGATTGCCGGGGGAAGCACCGGGCGGGCCGCGGGAGTCCTCTACGACGCCTTCGCCGCACCGGAGGACGCCCGTGTCGGCGAGCGAGCAATCGGTCGCTTCCGGGAGTTCTCCGGCGAAGGCGATTTCGAGTTTCACGAGACGCCCTACGTCTGGTTCGCCCGCGAAGGCGACGAGAAGCGAGTAGAAGCCATCCGCGAGCAGGTGCCCCGGATGCAGGAGTCCGGGCGGGACGTGTCGTTCGCTGACGCCGACGAACTCCGCGAGCGATTCCCCGCGGTGAACTGGCGCGACGTGGCGGTCGCCGCAGTCGCCGAGAACGCCGGCCACACCGACCCCGCGAGTTACGCCGACCTGCTGGCCGAGAAGGCCCGCGAGGAGGGCGCGGAGATTCGGACCGACACCGAGGCCCGAATCGACGCCGACGCACTCGCCGTCGAGGAGACAGACGGCGAAAGCGAGTCCTTCGACGCGATTCTGGTCGCGGCCGGGGCGCACACCAAGCGCCTCCTCGCTATCGCCGGCATCCCGGTTCCCCTCAAGCCCTACCGAGTACAGGCGCTGACCGCGGGGTTCGGAGGGACGACTCGGAGCGAGGACCGGGCCGACCTGCCGATGGGTTACGACGCGACCGGTGGCTACTACTTCCGACCGCATTCCGAGGGCCTGCTGGCGGGCGACGGCACCGAGGAGGTAGAGAGCGACCCGGACGACTGGGCGCGGGAGGCCGACCGGGAGTTCCGAGAAATCACCCGCGACCGACTCGGCCATCGCCTCGGCGAGTTCGGTGCCACGCGAGAGGCGTGGGCCGGCCTCTGCGTGGCGACCCCCGACCGCGACCCCCTCTTGGGCGAACTGCGCGACGGCCTCTACGTCGCTGGCGGGTGGCAGGGCCACGGATTCATGCGTGCCCCGGCCCTCGGCGAGGCGTCTGCCGACGCGATGCTCGGCGAGAACCCCCTCCCGGAGTTCGACCCGACGCGGTTCGACGGCGACGAGGAGTTCGCCATCGTCGAGGGGATGACCGTCGAGTAG
- a CDS encoding DUF7559 family protein: MPATLEVKCTNDECELDMFEMHYTYDMPDDVGVSDFQCPYCAGTDCLREIEL, from the coding sequence ATGCCCGCGACGCTCGAAGTGAAGTGTACGAACGACGAGTGCGAGTTGGATATGTTCGAGATGCACTACACCTACGACATGCCCGACGACGTGGGGGTCTCGGACTTCCAATGCCCCTACTGCGCTGGAACCGACTGCCTGCGAGAGATAGAACTATGA
- a CDS encoding radical SAM protein, translated as MTDLALDVTLVDGYVDEPAHFGVPPYISTYPRYTAGAIVDAGVPKENVTYHTIDELRDDSQKWRDVEDADLFVYLGGMTVPGKYVGGTPAEPDEVRKMAWTADGTSLMGGPVKFGVGDENAGATETERDDLDFDFVAKGDVEAAAYDLLESGLEGFNNRIRDNEEIDRWAADGAFVIEQHPNHPDYLICEMETSRGCPYRCSFCTEPLYGNPSFRQPESVVSEVEVLYNRGARHFRLGRQADILAYGGDGEKPNPEALRDLYGGIREVAPDIQTLHLDNMNPITVVEWPELAREGIRVIAEHNTPGDTAAFGLESADPLVQDENNLNVTADECFEAVKIVNEEAGWRPGEDPADAPTHGKSAANRLPKLLPGINLLHGLKGERRETFDHNKEFLNRVYDEGLMLRRVNIRQVMAFDGTEMSDVGADIANDHKKLFKQYKSEVRETIDNPMLQRLAPAGTILPDVHLEYHQDGKTFGRQLGTYPLLVGIPGERELGRTVDVAVVDHGYRSVTGVPYPLDLNSATMDELTAIPGLGKQRAGNVIVNRPYESPTDLSADVGIDLAEFTTAETPEGAD; from the coding sequence ATGACCGACCTCGCCCTCGACGTGACCCTCGTGGACGGGTACGTCGACGAACCGGCCCACTTCGGCGTGCCGCCGTACATCTCGACGTACCCCCGGTACACCGCCGGAGCCATCGTGGACGCGGGGGTCCCCAAGGAGAACGTAACCTACCACACAATCGACGAACTCCGCGACGACTCCCAGAAGTGGCGCGACGTGGAGGACGCCGACCTGTTCGTCTACCTCGGCGGGATGACCGTCCCCGGCAAGTACGTCGGCGGCACCCCGGCCGAACCCGACGAGGTGCGCAAGATGGCGTGGACCGCCGACGGTACCAGTCTGATGGGCGGCCCCGTCAAGTTCGGCGTCGGCGACGAGAACGCCGGCGCGACCGAAACCGAGCGCGACGACTTGGACTTCGACTTCGTGGCGAAGGGCGACGTGGAAGCCGCGGCCTACGACCTGCTCGAAAGCGGGTTGGAAGGGTTCAACAACCGGATACGGGACAACGAAGAAATCGACCGCTGGGCCGCCGACGGTGCCTTCGTCATCGAACAGCACCCCAACCACCCGGACTACCTCATCTGCGAGATGGAGACCAGCAGAGGGTGTCCCTACCGATGTTCGTTCTGCACCGAACCGCTGTACGGCAACCCCTCCTTCCGGCAACCCGAGTCGGTCGTCAGCGAGGTGGAAGTCCTCTACAATCGGGGCGCGCGCCACTTCCGACTCGGCCGACAGGCCGACATCCTCGCCTACGGCGGCGACGGCGAGAAGCCCAATCCGGAGGCCCTGCGCGATTTGTACGGTGGCATTCGAGAGGTTGCGCCCGACATCCAGACGCTCCACCTCGACAACATGAACCCCATCACGGTGGTCGAGTGGCCCGAACTGGCCCGCGAGGGCATCCGGGTCATCGCCGAACACAACACGCCGGGCGACACCGCCGCGTTCGGCCTCGAATCGGCCGACCCCCTCGTACAGGACGAGAACAACCTCAACGTCACCGCCGACGAATGCTTCGAGGCAGTCAAAATCGTCAACGAGGAGGCCGGGTGGCGACCGGGCGAGGACCCCGCGGACGCCCCGACCCACGGGAAATCCGCCGCGAATCGCCTGCCGAAGCTCTTGCCGGGAATCAACCTCCTCCACGGCCTGAAGGGCGAGCGCAGAGAGACCTTCGACCACAACAAGGAGTTCCTGAACCGGGTCTACGACGAGGGCCTGATGCTCCGGCGGGTCAACATCCGGCAGGTCATGGCCTTCGACGGCACCGAGATGAGCGACGTTGGCGCGGACATCGCCAACGACCACAAGAAACTGTTCAAGCAGTACAAATCGGAGGTCCGCGAGACCATCGACAACCCGATGCTCCAGCGCCTCGCACCGGCGGGGACGATTCTGCCGGACGTGCATCTGGAGTACCATCAGGACGGCAAGACCTTCGGTCGCCAGTTGGGCACCTACCCGCTCCTCGTGGGGATTCCGGGCGAGCGCGAACTCGGCCGGACCGTGGACGTGGCGGTGGTGGACCACGGCTACCGGTCGGTGACGGGCGTGCCCTATCCGCTCGACCTGAACAGCGCGACGATGGACGAACTCACCGCGATTCCGGGTCTGGGCAAACAGCGCGCCGGCAACGTCATCGTCAACCGACCCTACGAGTCGCCGACCGACCTCTCGGCCGACGTGGGCATTGACCTCGCCGAGTTCACGACCGCAGAGACGCCGGAAGGAGCGGACTAA
- a CDS encoding TRAM domain-containing protein yields MEISDKLLCLFSADVTIEDDSYVVEVPRREIETGSVEPGETYRVALISDDSDSSTKSTESEDNTSSGAPSEPQPPVEEGEIRYVEVEDIGKQGDGIARVERGYVIIVPDAEIGERVKVEITEVKSNFAVGEIIDEDF; encoded by the coding sequence TTGGAGATCTCTGACAAACTCCTGTGTCTGTTCAGTGCTGATGTGACTATCGAAGACGACAGCTACGTCGTCGAAGTACCGCGCCGAGAAATCGAGACTGGGTCGGTCGAACCCGGCGAAACCTACCGCGTCGCGCTCATCTCCGACGATTCGGACTCTTCGACCAAATCTACGGAGTCCGAGGACAACACGAGCAGTGGCGCACCGTCCGAACCCCAGCCCCCCGTCGAGGAGGGCGAAATCCGCTACGTCGAAGTCGAGGACATCGGCAAGCAGGGCGACGGCATCGCTCGCGTCGAGCGAGGCTACGTCATCATCGTCCCCGACGCCGAAATCGGCGAGCGCGTGAAGGTCGAAATCACGGAAGTCAAGTCCAACTTCGCGGTCGGCGAAATCATCGACGAGGACTTCTAA
- a CDS encoding YkgJ family cysteine cluster protein: MQSLEAELENARQLDTADLADAIEEIGFECTRCGACCKSAEPRSAENRAAEPRDAEADDPHTATVFPDEVRDLQDATDYDWRDVARPMPYGLDGAGDSVTGETFEWALQTDACGDCAFYEEADDGTGACSVHGDRPLICETYPFSVALGGTSQPMGEAVDEEGMVRAHECEGLGRDISREDAEDLAEALKERAVRELREAIAVRDEYEPADPDDGVVVHDSEGAKRPDGTEYDG; this comes from the coding sequence GTGCAGAGCCTCGAAGCGGAACTCGAAAACGCCCGGCAACTCGACACCGCCGACCTCGCGGACGCCATCGAGGAAATCGGCTTCGAGTGTACCCGGTGCGGAGCCTGTTGTAAGAGCGCGGAGCCTCGCTCCGCGGAGAATCGAGCGGCGGAGCCGCGAGATGCCGAGGCTGACGACCCCCACACGGCGACGGTCTTCCCCGACGAGGTGCGGGACCTCCAAGACGCCACCGACTACGATTGGCGGGACGTGGCTCGGCCGATGCCCTACGGCCTCGACGGGGCGGGAGATAGCGTAACGGGCGAGACCTTCGAGTGGGCGCTCCAGACCGACGCCTGCGGCGATTGCGCCTTCTACGAGGAGGCCGACGACGGCACTGGAGCCTGCTCGGTCCACGGCGACCGGCCGCTCATCTGCGAGACCTACCCCTTCAGCGTCGCGCTCGGCGGAACGAGCCAACCGATGGGTGAAGCGGTAGACGAGGAGGGAATGGTCCGCGCTCACGAGTGCGAGGGACTGGGCAGAGATATCTCTCGTGAGGACGCCGAGGACCTCGCAGAGGCGCTCAAGGAGCGAGCGGTGCGGGAACTACGGGAGGCCATCGCGGTCCGCGACGAGTACGAACCCGCCGACCCGGACGACGGCGTGGTGGTCCACGACTCCGAGGGCGCGAAGCGCCCGGACGGTACGGAGTACGACGGCTGA
- a CDS encoding MBL fold metallo-hydrolase: protein MNVQQVSVPTETLAPTGATNAYVLGDDEALLVDPASRTDKLDTVVESSSVEHVLVTHAHPDHVGAVEHYADACDATVWARAGREERFERATGIEPDRSFREGTDIAGTTVVETPGHAPDHVALETDGGILTGDLVVSEGSVVVGADEGDVRAYLTSLRRLYARNPDRLWPGHGPAIENPRDQIERLIRHRLDREEKILAAVRGGATELDAIVDAAYDKDLSGVRELARSTTVAHLRKLDTEGKVGWDGDRTHPA from the coding sequence ATGAACGTCCAGCAGGTCTCGGTCCCGACCGAGACGCTCGCACCGACCGGCGCGACCAACGCCTACGTACTGGGTGACGACGAGGCCCTCCTCGTGGACCCCGCGAGTCGAACCGACAAACTCGACACTGTGGTCGAGTCCTCGTCGGTCGAACACGTGCTGGTGACCCACGCTCATCCCGACCACGTCGGCGCTGTCGAACACTACGCCGACGCCTGTGACGCGACAGTCTGGGCGCGGGCGGGCAGAGAGGAGCGATTCGAGCGCGCCACGGGAATCGAACCGGACCGGAGTTTCCGAGAAGGGACCGACATCGCCGGTACGACCGTCGTGGAGACGCCGGGTCACGCTCCCGACCACGTTGCGCTCGAAACGGACGGCGGGATACTGACCGGCGACCTCGTGGTCTCGGAGGGAAGCGTCGTCGTCGGGGCGGACGAGGGCGACGTGCGGGCCTACCTGACCTCGCTTCGGCGACTCTACGCCAGAAACCCCGACCGGCTCTGGCCCGGCCACGGCCCCGCTATCGAGAATCCGCGCGACCAAATCGAGCGCCTGATTCGCCACCGCCTCGACCGCGAGGAGAAGATTCTGGCCGCGGTTCGCGGCGGTGCGACCGAACTGGACGCCATCGTAGACGCCGCCTACGACAAGGACCTCTCGGGGGTGCGAGAACTGGCCCGAAGCACGACCGTGGCGCACCTCCGGAAACTCGACACCGAGGGGAAGGTCGGTTGGGACGGCGACCGAACGCATCCGGCCTGA
- a CDS encoding MarR family transcriptional regulator: protein MSTTTDEPPVAEQLSDDFRDRLRELPPSAKLVAKVLETDAPLSQGQLAEESLLPDRTVRYALNRLEDEDLVDSRYSFQDARKQVYFLER from the coding sequence ATGAGCACGACCACGGACGAGCCACCCGTCGCCGAGCAGTTATCCGACGACTTTCGCGACCGCTTACGCGAACTTCCCCCGAGCGCCAAACTCGTAGCGAAGGTGCTGGAGACCGACGCCCCGCTGTCGCAGGGCCAACTCGCCGAGGAGTCCCTCCTCCCGGACCGCACGGTGCGCTACGCCCTCAACCGCCTCGAAGACGAGGACCTCGTGGACTCTCGCTACAGCTTTCAGGACGCCCGCAAGCAGGTCTACTTCCTCGAACGCTGA
- a CDS encoding PPOX class F420-dependent oxidoreductase, which translates to METIPDEFNDLFERETFANFATLMPEGTPQVTPVWIDKDDEGNLLVNTARGRQKEKNVERDPKVGVCVMDPDDPYRYVSVRGEVEEVTEDGAIDHIDKLARRYMGVEEYPHHGEEAGPRVIIRIRPDRVVTSGK; encoded by the coding sequence ATGGAGACGATACCCGACGAGTTCAACGACCTGTTCGAGCGCGAGACGTTCGCCAACTTCGCTACCCTGATGCCGGAGGGCACCCCGCAGGTTACGCCGGTCTGGATAGACAAAGACGACGAGGGCAACCTGCTGGTCAACACCGCCCGCGGTCGCCAGAAGGAGAAGAACGTCGAGCGCGACCCCAAGGTCGGCGTCTGCGTGATGGACCCCGACGACCCCTACCGGTACGTCTCGGTCCGCGGCGAAGTCGAGGAGGTCACCGAGGACGGCGCAATCGACCACATCGACAAACTCGCCCGACGCTACATGGGCGTCGAGGAGTATCCACACCACGGCGAGGAGGCCGGACCGCGAGTCATCATTCGGATTCGGCCCGACCGCGTGGTCACTAGCGGTAAGTAG